In a single window of the Natronomonas salsuginis genome:
- a CDS encoding signal recognition particle protein Srp54, giving the protein MVLDDLGSSLRGTLDKLQGKTTLSEDDVEEIVKEIQRSLLSADVDVSLVMDLSDSIRERALDEEPPAGTTARDHVLKIVYEEMVELVGDSTDLPLEEQTIVLAGLQGSGKTTTAAKMAWWFSKKGLRPAVIQTDTFRPGAYEQAREMCERAEVDFYGDPDNDDPVDIARTGLEATADADVHIVDTAGRHALEDVLIDELEQIESVVDPDRNLLVLDAAIGQGAKDQAERFHDAVGIDGVVITKLDGTAKGGGALAAVDQTGSSIAFLGTGEEVKDIERFEPSGFISRLLGMGDLKQLSERVERAMAETQAEEDWDPEDLMKGEFTLNDMRNQMNAMNRMGPLDQVLDMIPGLGGGIKDQLPDDAMDVTQDRLRSFEVIMDSMTEAELEHPRAVGQSQIERIARGSGKDEETVRELLEQHKMMSQMMKQFQGMGDGDMQRMMKQMGGGGGGGLGGMGPFGD; this is encoded by the coding sequence ATGGTACTCGACGACCTGGGCAGTTCCCTCCGGGGAACGCTCGACAAACTGCAGGGGAAGACGACCCTCTCGGAGGACGACGTCGAGGAGATCGTCAAGGAGATCCAGCGCTCGCTCCTGTCGGCCGACGTCGACGTCTCGCTCGTCATGGACCTCTCGGATTCGATCCGAGAGCGCGCACTCGACGAGGAGCCGCCGGCGGGGACGACCGCCCGCGACCACGTGCTCAAGATCGTCTACGAGGAGATGGTCGAACTGGTCGGCGATTCGACTGACCTCCCGCTCGAAGAACAGACGATCGTTCTCGCCGGACTGCAGGGATCGGGGAAGACGACCACCGCCGCGAAGATGGCGTGGTGGTTCTCGAAGAAGGGGCTCCGCCCCGCCGTCATCCAGACCGACACGTTCCGTCCCGGTGCCTACGAGCAGGCCAGAGAGATGTGCGAGCGCGCGGAGGTCGACTTCTACGGCGACCCCGACAACGACGACCCCGTCGACATCGCTCGTACGGGGCTCGAAGCGACCGCTGACGCCGACGTCCACATCGTCGATACAGCGGGTCGACACGCCCTCGAGGACGTGCTGATCGACGAACTCGAACAGATCGAGTCGGTGGTGGACCCCGATCGGAACCTGCTCGTTCTCGACGCCGCGATCGGGCAGGGCGCGAAGGATCAGGCCGAGCGGTTCCACGACGCGGTCGGCATCGACGGCGTCGTCATCACGAAGCTCGACGGGACGGCAAAAGGTGGCGGCGCGCTCGCCGCGGTCGATCAGACCGGCTCCTCGATCGCGTTCCTCGGGACCGGCGAGGAAGTGAAGGACATCGAGCGCTTCGAGCCCTCGGGGTTCATCTCCCGGCTGCTCGGGATGGGCGATCTCAAACAGCTCTCCGAGCGCGTTGAGCGCGCGATGGCCGAAACGCAGGCCGAGGAGGACTGGGATCCCGAGGACCTGATGAAGGGGGAGTTCACCCTGAACGACATGCGAAACCAGATGAACGCGATGAACCGGATGGGACCGCTCGATCAGGTCCTCGACATGATTCCCGGGCTTGGCGGCGGGATCAAGGACCAACTCCCCGACGATGCGATGGACGTGACGCAGGATCGTCTGCGGAGCTTCGAGGTGATCATGGACTCGATGACCGAGGCCGAACTCGAACACCCCCGCGCGGTCGGCCAGAGCCAGATCGAGCGCATCGCACGCGGCTCGGGCAAGGACGAGGAGACGGTCCGGGAACTGCTCGAACAGCACAAGATGATGAGCCAGATGATGAAGCAGTTCCAGGGGATGGGCGACGGAGACATGCAGCGGATGATGAAACAGATGGGTGGTGGCGGTGGCGGCGGTCTCGGCGGAATGGGGCCGTTCGGCGACTGA